In Desulfosediminicola ganghwensis, a single window of DNA contains:
- a CDS encoding ATP-grasp domain-containing protein, whose protein sequence is MVKIIFVVGLDDFHLAQLQEVQSSDQYRFHTLLSYQEIKRVKRFPVQELLEHAQRVLLEFDGTVDAVIGFWDFPVSTTLPLIRDEIGLEGPSLISVLKCEHKYWSRLLQKEVIPELVPPFQKIYPFREDAVAQCTLDFPFWLKPVKSVLSHLGFLIRDTREFETSLDIIRKNIARYAEPFNLILSKAELPEGIRAVDGYHCIAEGLISHGQQCTLEGYVYKGSVHIYGVIDSLRDSIHSSTFTRYQYPSNLPADVQHRMIEATQKVMVHIGYDNAPFNIEFYWNEDKNTIHLLEINTRISKSHCPLFKLVDGEYHHKVLIDLALGQRPDFPYRQGPMKVAAKFMVRAFQDGRVVAVPGKKDIRQVEQKFPGTEVLVHIQEGMRLSELFDQDSYSFEIAALYMGADSHEQLSANYQTALAMLPFKIESHEDR, encoded by the coding sequence ATGGTTAAGATTATCTTTGTGGTAGGTCTCGACGATTTTCACCTTGCCCAGCTGCAGGAAGTGCAGTCTTCAGATCAATACCGCTTTCATACTCTTTTATCTTACCAGGAGATAAAACGTGTGAAACGCTTTCCTGTTCAAGAACTTCTTGAGCATGCACAAAGAGTATTGCTGGAATTTGACGGTACTGTTGACGCTGTTATCGGGTTTTGGGATTTTCCTGTCAGCACGACATTACCTCTCATTCGAGATGAGATAGGCCTGGAGGGGCCAAGCCTTATCTCTGTGCTTAAATGCGAGCATAAATACTGGAGCCGCCTCCTTCAAAAAGAAGTTATTCCGGAATTGGTTCCACCATTTCAGAAAATTTATCCATTTCGGGAAGATGCTGTTGCACAATGCACGCTGGACTTTCCTTTCTGGCTCAAACCTGTCAAGTCAGTACTGTCCCATCTCGGTTTTCTGATACGCGATACCAGAGAGTTCGAAACCAGCCTTGATATTATTCGTAAAAATATTGCCAGATACGCAGAGCCTTTTAATTTAATCCTGAGCAAAGCTGAGCTGCCCGAAGGGATCAGAGCTGTTGACGGGTACCACTGCATTGCCGAAGGTCTTATCTCCCACGGTCAGCAGTGCACACTTGAGGGGTATGTGTATAAGGGGAGCGTTCATATATACGGAGTTATAGATTCTCTTCGTGACAGCATCCACAGTTCGACATTTACACGTTACCAGTACCCATCAAACCTCCCTGCCGATGTGCAACACCGCATGATAGAGGCAACCCAAAAAGTCATGGTTCATATCGGATACGATAATGCACCATTCAACATAGAGTTTTATTGGAATGAAGACAAAAACACCATCCACCTCCTTGAGATCAATACCCGAATTTCGAAATCTCACTGTCCGCTCTTCAAGCTGGTTGACGGCGAATACCATCACAAGGTGCTGATTGATCTTGCCCTGGGGCAGCGTCCTGATTTCCCATATCGTCAAGGGCCGATGAAGGTGGCTGCAAAGTTTATGGTTCGAGCTTTTCAGGATGGTCGGGTTGTTGCGGTACCAGGTAAAAAAGACATCAGACAGGTCGAGCAGAAATTTCCGGGTACGGAGGTGCTTGTCCACATTCAGGAAGGCATGCGCCTTTCCGAATTGTTTGATCAGGATAGTTACAGCTTTGAGATTGCCGCTCTTTATATGGGGGCGGACAGTCACGAGCAGTTATCGGCGAACTATCAGACGGCCCTGGCGATGTTGCCTTTCAAAATAGAATCCCATGAAGATCGTTAG
- a CDS encoding DUF1499 domain-containing protein, translated as MRSILGVSAVVVVVASLVLMRNAIVPSCIGVKDGKLAPIPGYLNAVSSQTEQARHKVEPMPFKSNLEETQKAILKALERFERIELRKVEGPYIHALSKSGLFGTSDDIEFYLDANEGVVHFRSAPRLYTFNHDASRDRYEQIVALY; from the coding sequence ATGCGATCAATATTAGGTGTTTCTGCCGTGGTAGTTGTGGTTGCAAGTCTGGTTCTCATGAGAAACGCAATTGTGCCCTCCTGTATTGGAGTGAAAGACGGTAAGCTGGCACCTATTCCGGGTTATTTGAACGCTGTTTCCAGCCAGACAGAACAAGCCCGGCATAAAGTCGAACCAATGCCTTTCAAAAGCAACCTCGAAGAAACCCAAAAAGCTATCCTGAAGGCTTTGGAAAGGTTTGAACGGATCGAACTGCGTAAGGTGGAAGGCCCTTATATTCACGCACTCAGCAAAAGCGGTCTGTTCGGTACGAGTGACGATATTGAATTTTACCTGGATGCCAACGAAGGTGTGGTTCACTTCCGTTCCGCGCCAAGGCTCTACACCTTTAACCACGATGCCAGCCGGGATCGGTATGAGCAGATTGTTGCCCTGTATTAG
- the nhaD gene encoding sodium:proton antiporter NhaD — MSLIKLFVTLGTVLGCSSMAMAASGGDTGIQLDLTMHWVGYVGILTFVIAYAFVMLEEKTHMRKSKPALLAAGVIWGLIGLIYAIKGVDHTAEVAIRHNILEFAELFLFLLVAMTFINSMEERKVFEVLRVKLVNAGYSFRKLFWVTGALSFVISPVADNLTTALLMCAVVMAIGKEDKKFVGLACINIVVAANAGGAFSPFGDITTLMVWQKGIIQFQEFLVLFVPALVNWLVPAAIMHFAVPKAQPDSNVGNIQLKRGAFVIMGLFLWTIATAVSFHNFLGLPPMVGMMAGLALLQIFGYYLHKTHKKNKATFSSEKDAERIGDLVPFDVFTKVARAEWDTLLFFYGIILCVGGLGFMGYLAMVSKFMYLDLGPTTANILVGILSAIVDNIPVMFAVLTMMPEMSHGQWLLVTLTAGVGGSMLSIGSAAGVALMGAARGKYTFLGHLKWTPVIALGYIASIYAHFLVNGSLM; from the coding sequence ATGAGTCTTATTAAGTTATTTGTTACCCTCGGCACCGTTCTGGGTTGCAGCTCGATGGCCATGGCGGCTTCAGGCGGGGATACAGGTATCCAGCTCGACCTGACCATGCACTGGGTTGGCTATGTCGGAATATTAACCTTTGTCATTGCGTATGCCTTCGTCATGCTTGAAGAAAAAACGCATATGAGAAAATCGAAACCGGCGTTGCTGGCTGCAGGCGTCATCTGGGGCCTTATTGGACTCATTTACGCGATCAAGGGCGTTGATCACACCGCCGAGGTCGCCATCAGGCACAACATTCTCGAGTTTGCCGAGTTGTTCCTGTTCCTGCTGGTGGCCATGACCTTCATCAACTCCATGGAAGAGCGTAAAGTCTTTGAAGTGCTCCGGGTGAAGCTGGTCAACGCCGGCTATTCTTTCCGGAAACTGTTCTGGGTAACCGGTGCCCTTTCGTTCGTTATCTCCCCCGTTGCCGACAATCTCACCACCGCGCTGCTGATGTGTGCCGTGGTCATGGCCATCGGCAAAGAAGACAAGAAGTTTGTCGGACTCGCCTGTATCAATATCGTTGTAGCTGCCAATGCCGGCGGCGCCTTCAGCCCGTTCGGCGACATCACCACCCTGATGGTATGGCAGAAAGGTATCATCCAGTTCCAGGAGTTCCTGGTACTCTTTGTCCCAGCCCTGGTTAACTGGCTTGTTCCTGCGGCGATCATGCACTTTGCCGTGCCCAAGGCCCAGCCTGACTCCAATGTCGGCAACATCCAGCTTAAGCGTGGAGCCTTCGTCATCATGGGCCTCTTCCTCTGGACCATCGCCACCGCGGTGAGCTTCCACAACTTCCTCGGCCTGCCGCCAATGGTCGGTATGATGGCTGGTTTGGCCCTGTTGCAGATCTTTGGTTACTACCTGCATAAAACCCACAAAAAGAACAAGGCCACCTTCAGTTCCGAAAAAGATGCCGAGCGCATCGGCGATCTGGTTCCATTCGATGTATTCACCAAAGTTGCCCGCGCCGAGTGGGATACCCTGCTCTTCTTCTACGGCATCATTCTCTGTGTGGGCGGCCTCGGCTTCATGGGCTACCTGGCGATGGTCTCCAAGTTCATGTACCTCGATCTCGGACCAACCACCGCCAACATTTTGGTCGGCATCCTCTCCGCCATTGTCGACAACATCCCGGTAATGTTTGCCGTACTCACCATGATGCCTGAAATGTCCCATGGCCAGTGGCTGCTGGTGACCCTGACTGCAGGTGTCGGTGGCTCAATGCTCTCCATCGGTTCCGCGGCAGGCGTGGCCCTGATGGGTGCTGCCCGCGGCAAGTACACCTTCCTGGGCCACCTCAAGTGGACCCCGGTAATTGCCCTTGGCTACATCGCCAGCATCTATGCCCATTTCCTGGTCAATGGCTCGCTGATGTAA
- a CDS encoding DUF1499 domain-containing protein, whose protein sequence is MRALIGISAAAAVFAGFILLRNTIIPSGIGAIDGKLAPPPGFLNAVSSQTEVARNRVEPLRFKSNLEETKGSILQALDKVDCIELQKVEGPYIHALSKNGVFGSSTDIEFYIDENAGVVHYRSAPRLYTFSKQTCRDRYEQIVALY, encoded by the coding sequence ATGAGAGCATTGATAGGTATTTCTGCAGCTGCAGCAGTTTTCGCCGGTTTCATTTTACTGCGAAACACGATTATACCCTCTGGCATTGGAGCTATTGACGGCAAACTCGCCCCACCTCCCGGCTTTCTGAATGCAGTGTCCAGCCAGACCGAGGTTGCCCGGAACAGGGTCGAGCCGCTCCGATTCAAAAGCAATCTCGAAGAGACGAAGGGCTCTATATTACAAGCACTTGATAAAGTCGATTGCATTGAACTGCAGAAAGTCGAAGGCCCATACATACATGCTTTGAGTAAAAATGGCGTATTCGGTTCATCCACCGATATCGAGTTTTACATTGATGAGAACGCAGGGGTGGTTCATTACCGTTCCGCGCCCAGACTCTATACCTTCAGTAAACAAACCTGCCGGGATCGTTACGAACAGATCGTTGCGCTGTACTGA
- the nhaD gene encoding sodium:proton antiporter NhaD gives MSFIKLFVTLGTVLGCSSMAMAASGGDTGIQLDLTMHWVGYVGILTFVIAYAFVMLEEKTHMRKSKPALLAAGVIWGLIGLIYAIKGVDHTAEVAIRHNILEFAELFLFLLVAMTFINSMEERKVFEVLRVKLVNAGYSFRKLFWVTGALSFVISPVADNLTTALLMCAVVMAIGKEDKKFVGLACINIVVAANAGGAFSPFGDITTLMVWQKGIIQFQEFLVLFVPALVNWLVPAAIMHFAVPKAQPDSNVGNIQLKRGAFVIMGLFLWTIATAVSFHNFLGLPPMVGMMAGLALLQIFGYYLHKTHKKNKATFSSEKDAERIGDLVPFDVFTKVARAEWDTLLFFYGIILCVGGLGFMGYLAMVSKFMYLDLGPTTANILVGILSAIVDNIPVMFAVLTMMPEMSHGQWLLVTLTAGVGGSMLSIGSAAGVALMGAARGKYTFLGHLKWTPVIALGYIASIYAHFLVNGSLM, from the coding sequence ATGAGTTTTATTAAGTTATTTGTTACCCTCGGCACCGTTCTGGGTTGCAGCTCGATGGCCATGGCGGCTTCAGGCGGGGATACAGGTATCCAGCTCGACCTGACCATGCACTGGGTTGGCTATGTCGGAATATTAACCTTTGTCATTGCGTATGCCTTCGTCATGCTTGAAGAAAAAACGCATATGAGAAAATCGAAACCGGCGTTGCTGGCTGCAGGCGTCATCTGGGGCCTTATTGGACTCATTTACGCGATCAAGGGCGTTGATCACACCGCCGAGGTCGCCATCAGGCACAACATTCTCGAGTTTGCCGAGTTGTTCCTGTTCCTGCTGGTGGCCATGACCTTCATCAACTCCATGGAAGAGCGTAAAGTCTTTGAAGTGCTCCGGGTGAAGCTGGTCAACGCCGGCTATTCTTTCCGGAAACTGTTCTGGGTAACCGGTGCCCTTTCGTTCGTTATCTCCCCCGTTGCCGACAATCTCACCACCGCGCTGCTGATGTGTGCCGTGGTCATGGCCATCGGCAAAGAAGACAAGAAGTTTGTCGGACTCGCCTGTATCAATATCGTTGTAGCTGCCAATGCCGGCGGCGCCTTCAGCCCGTTCGGCGACATCACCACCCTGATGGTATGGCAGAAAGGTATCATCCAGTTCCAGGAGTTCCTGGTACTCTTTGTCCCAGCCCTGGTTAACTGGCTTGTTCCTGCGGCGATCATGCACTTTGCCGTGCCCAAGGCCCAGCCTGACTCCAATGTCGGCAACATCCAGCTTAAGCGTGGAGCCTTCGTCATCATGGGCCTCTTCCTCTGGACCATCGCCACCGCGGTGAGCTTCCACAACTTCCTCGGCCTGCCGCCAATGGTCGGTATGATGGCTGGTTTGGCCCTGTTGCAGATCTTTGGTTACTACCTGCATAAAACCCACAAAAAGAACAAGGCCACCTTCAGTTCCGAAAAAGATGCCGAGCGCATCGGCGATCTGGTTCCATTCGATGTATTCACCAAAGTTGCCCGCGCCGAGTGGGATACCCTGCTCTTCTTCTACGGCATCATTCTCTGTGTGGGCGGCCTCGGCTTCATGGGCTACCTGGCGATGGTCTCCAAGTTCATGTACCTCGATCTCGGACCAACCACCGCCAACATTTTGGTCGGCATCCTCTCCGCCATTGTCGACAACATCCCGGTAATGTTTGCCGTACTCACCATGATGCCTGAAATGTCCCATGGCCAGTGGCTGCTGGTGACCCTGACTGCAGGTGTCGGTGGCTCAATGCTCTCCATCGGTTCCGCGGCAGGCGTGGCCCTGATGGGTGCTGCCCGCGGCAAGTACACCTTCCTGGGCCACCTCAAGTGGACCCCGGTAATTGCCCTTGGCTACATCGCCAGCATCTATGCCCATTTCCTGGTCAATGGCTCGCTGATGTAA
- a CDS encoding SLC13 family permease, translating into MSEATAVQQQARGSTFDLKRLFFMLLGIGLFAFVYWCPPWPDAIDPLGEHFVLSKEAKGALAIFVLAATWWVFEVVPIGITSLTIGALQAIFLIRNPATAFRDFMDPSVLFIFGSIVIGMVFTKTGLTKRLAYKMLSIIGERTSMIYLGCFVMTAALTHLMAHTAVAATMFPLLMTIHALYSDDDNPTKFGKGLFIGMAYVAGAGSIVTLLGAARGAVALGFYRDIMGVNISFFELSMYMFPIGWLMVFLLWGFVMVFFRPEKDRIPGLKERAARMYVELGSWSRNEIATVLIVVATILVIALKSFVPAFASLDKTGVMLLSTIAFFALNILDLDDLEMVPWNIILLFAGAMSIGFCLWETGAAKWLAVNWLQLFKNAPAIVFIMGMAFFVMMMTNFIMNVAAIAISLPVALVIAPYLGVSGEVILFSSLVVAGMPFLLLVGAAPNAIAYNSRQFTTGEFVKYGIPASILLMAVTWLAVTIIWPLMGMTTIIPTS; encoded by the coding sequence ATGAGTGAAGCAACAGCGGTACAGCAGCAGGCCAGAGGTTCCACATTCGATCTTAAGCGGCTCTTCTTCATGCTGCTTGGCATTGGTCTTTTTGCATTTGTCTACTGGTGTCCGCCCTGGCCGGATGCTATCGATCCACTTGGAGAACACTTTGTCCTCAGTAAAGAGGCCAAAGGCGCATTGGCAATCTTTGTCCTGGCTGCTACCTGGTGGGTATTCGAAGTTGTTCCGATCGGTATCACCAGCCTTACCATAGGCGCACTGCAGGCTATTTTTCTGATCCGTAACCCGGCCACGGCATTTCGCGACTTCATGGACCCATCAGTACTGTTCATCTTTGGCTCCATAGTCATTGGCATGGTCTTCACCAAGACAGGCCTCACCAAGAGACTGGCTTACAAGATGTTGTCCATCATTGGTGAACGAACCAGCATGATTTACCTGGGATGTTTTGTCATGACCGCAGCATTGACCCACCTGATGGCTCACACCGCGGTGGCTGCCACCATGTTCCCGCTGCTGATGACCATCCATGCGCTCTACTCGGACGACGACAACCCGACCAAATTCGGCAAGGGGCTCTTTATAGGTATGGCGTATGTCGCAGGAGCGGGAAGTATCGTGACCCTGCTCGGCGCTGCCCGTGGTGCTGTAGCACTAGGATTCTACAGGGACATTATGGGTGTGAACATCAGCTTTTTCGAGCTGTCCATGTACATGTTCCCCATCGGTTGGTTGATGGTGTTTTTGCTCTGGGGATTTGTCATGGTCTTCTTCCGCCCGGAGAAAGATCGCATTCCCGGCCTCAAAGAGCGGGCGGCGCGGATGTATGTCGAGCTCGGCTCCTGGAGCCGTAATGAAATAGCGACCGTACTCATTGTGGTAGCGACCATTCTTGTTATTGCCCTCAAGAGTTTTGTCCCGGCCTTTGCGTCACTTGATAAAACCGGGGTTATGCTCTTATCCACAATCGCCTTTTTTGCTCTGAATATTCTTGATCTCGATGATCTTGAAATGGTGCCCTGGAACATAATCCTGCTCTTTGCCGGTGCAATGTCCATCGGCTTCTGCCTCTGGGAGACCGGTGCCGCTAAATGGCTCGCCGTCAACTGGTTGCAGCTGTTCAAAAATGCTCCGGCAATCGTATTCATTATGGGCATGGCCTTCTTCGTCATGATGATGACCAACTTCATCATGAACGTCGCGGCAATCGCCATTTCCCTGCCTGTTGCACTTGTTATTGCACCATATCTCGGCGTAAGCGGAGAAGTCATACTCTTCTCCTCCCTGGTTGTTGCCGGCATGCCGTTTCTGCTCCTGGTCGGGGCGGCACCGAACGCCATTGCCTACAACTCCAGGCAGTTCACCACAGGAGAATTCGTAAAATATGGCATACCAGCGTCAATTCTGCTCATGGCAGTAACCTGGCTGGCTGTCACCATAATCTGGCCACTAATGGGAATGACCACCATAATTCCAACTAGTTAG
- a CDS encoding response regulator: MSSIAIFPCIFTPASEVAEALARTHDLRVYRDQQLLEDTSKLYGTSLDRLNGALYGRTSVFNKFTLEREKHLNQLKSVLVEKIVQPQGYMFFGYMTSLISPQISHIFKALIADNRKSRIEAALAAGLSERSAKKQIHDEDLKAFNLTDFLYKKEAFDSSLFDLVVPVEGRSADTLTGVISSYFQRTSLLRTEQSEQAAVDMAVQAEVERKLLAAGHKMNVSVSGSKATLGVEKSVLNFDRLVNELNNLVLDGVAAITEVQVEKSIHYNDSIYRRQRFDLPSKVLFVDDEREFVETISERLISRDVGTYGVFNGDEALSLLEEDCPDVMVLDLKMPGMSGVQVLREAKKVAPDVEVIILTGHGSQQDMLDCMELGAFSYMNKPVDIAELSATIKEAHKKAASHQQD; this comes from the coding sequence ATGTCATCAATAGCGATCTTTCCATGCATATTTACACCGGCATCCGAGGTGGCTGAAGCCCTTGCCCGCACACATGACCTGAGAGTGTATCGTGATCAGCAATTACTCGAAGATACATCTAAATTATATGGAACAAGCCTTGATAGACTGAACGGGGCTCTTTATGGCAGGACCTCTGTTTTCAATAAATTTACATTAGAGAGAGAAAAGCACCTCAATCAGCTCAAGAGCGTCCTGGTTGAAAAGATCGTCCAGCCCCAAGGGTATATGTTCTTTGGTTACATGACCTCCCTGATCTCTCCTCAAATCTCGCATATTTTTAAAGCGCTGATTGCAGATAACAGGAAATCACGCATCGAGGCAGCACTTGCTGCAGGGCTTTCTGAGCGCTCAGCGAAAAAACAGATCCATGACGAAGATCTGAAAGCTTTTAACTTAACCGACTTTTTGTATAAAAAAGAGGCGTTTGACAGCTCACTTTTCGATCTGGTTGTGCCGGTGGAAGGTCGCTCTGCCGATACTCTTACCGGGGTAATCTCAAGCTATTTTCAAAGAACATCCCTTCTCAGAACCGAGCAATCCGAGCAGGCTGCAGTTGATATGGCGGTGCAGGCTGAAGTAGAGCGAAAGCTTCTGGCGGCCGGCCATAAAATGAATGTCTCTGTCTCTGGTTCCAAGGCGACTCTGGGAGTGGAGAAAAGTGTTTTGAACTTTGACAGGCTGGTCAACGAATTGAACAACCTGGTTCTTGACGGGGTAGCAGCCATTACGGAAGTGCAGGTTGAAAAAAGCATTCACTACAATGATTCGATTTACCGGAGGCAGCGTTTCGATCTGCCATCAAAAGTTCTTTTCGTCGATGACGAGCGTGAGTTTGTTGAGACCATTTCTGAACGTCTGATAAGTAGGGATGTCGGCACTTACGGCGTGTTCAATGGTGACGAAGCTTTGAGTCTTCTCGAAGAGGATTGCCCGGATGTGATGGTGCTCGATTTGAAAATGCCGGGCATGAGCGGGGTTCAGGTACTTCGGGAAGCCAAGAAGGTGGCACCGGATGTCGAGGTTATCATTCTCACCGGCCATGGTTCCCAGCAGGATATGCTTGATTGCATGGAGCTTGGTGCTTTTTCGTATATGAATAAACCAGTTGATATCGCAGAGCTTTCAGCAACCATTAAGGAAGCTCACAAGAAGGCGGCATCCCATCAGCAGGACTGA